Proteins from one Panicum virgatum strain AP13 chromosome 7K, P.virgatum_v5, whole genome shotgun sequence genomic window:
- the LOC120639695 gene encoding protein transport protein Sec24-like At3g07100, with translation MQPPMGNERPPPPGRPVSAFVPGAAVPPPPFAAGGPFVPPPRQGALLPQPGAAAPPFGAAQPAAMGGYRGPPPSQVPFAAAPPPQRPFTSAPPPQGPFTSAPPSQGPFASAPPPQGPFTSARPSQGPFTSAPPTQAPFAAGPLPQGPFAASAQAPFRPPPSSSLGQPQSPTRGSLPAPNYVRPPPLQSQGFYPGAQPVNPQFPMSRPAFQQPVQTMPPPPMGPTASFGNQAAYLSAGPPVGGTLQSLVEDFQSLALSSAPGSLDPGVDVKALPRPLDGDEEPVKLLEAYPLNCHPRYFRLTTHAIPASQSLVSRWHLPLGAVVHPLAESPNGEEVPVINFGSAGVIRCRRCRTYINPYATFADAGRKWRCNLCTLLNDVPGEYFCALDASGRRYDTDQRPELSKGTVEFVAPTEYMVRPPMPPSYFFLIDVSVSAVRSGLLEVVAKTIKSCLDELPGFPRTQIGFLTFDSTLHFHNFKSSLSQPQMMVVADLDDVFLPLPDDLLVNLVDSRHVVESFLDSLPNMFHDNVNVESALGPALKAAFMVMSQIGGKLLVFQSTLPSLGIGRLRLRGDDVRAYGTDKEHTLRVPEDPFYKQMAAEFTKNQIAVDIFSFSEKYSDIASLGSLAKYTGGQVYHYPSFQAATHGDKLKHELSRDLTRETAWESVMRIRCGKGVRFTTYHGHFMLRSTDLLALPAVDSDKAFGMQLSLEETLMTTQTVYFQVALLYTSSSGERRIRVHTAAAPVVTDLSEMYRQADTGAIVSLLGRIAVENSLSDKLDSVRQQLQLKLVRSLKEYRNLYVVQHRIGGRLIFPESLRFLPLYILAICKSLALRGGYADVSLDERCAAGFSMMILPVKRLLNFVYPSLYRLDEVLTMEPNKIDTSLKRLPLTMQCLHTGGLYLLDDGFNFIVWLGRMLPPELVSNILGISLANFPDLSKIQLRECDNEFSRNFMKILKNLREKDPSCQQLCRVVRQGEQPREGFLMLSNLVEDQMAATSSYVDWIQQIHRQTQG, from the exons ATGCAGCCGCCTATGGGGAAcgagaggccgccgccgccaggccgccCTGTCTCAGCTTTCgtgcccggcgccgccgtcccgcctCCACCTTTTGCCGCCGGTGGCCCGTTCGTCCCGCCGCCACGGCAGGGAGCGCTGCTGCCTCAGCCTGGTGCTGCGGCACCCCCTTTCGGGGCCGCGCAACCCGCGGCAATGGGTGGCTACAGGGGTCCACCGCCGTCCCAGGTTCCCTTtgctgccgcgccaccgcctcagCGGCCTTTCACCTCCGCACCGCCGCCTCAGGGCCCTTTCACCTCCGCGCCGCCATCTCAGGGACCCTTTGCCTCTGCTCCACCGCCTCAGGGCCCCTTTACCTCGGCTCGACCATCTCAGGGCCCCTTCACCTCAGCTCCACCGACACAGGCCCCCTTCGCTGCTGGACCACTGCCTCAGGGCCCCTTTGCTGCCTCTGCACAGGCACCTTTTCGGCCCCCACCATCGTCGTCCCTTGGGCAGCCACAATCTCCCACCAGAGGTTCTTTGCCTGCACCGAATTATGTGAGGCCGCCACCACTACAGTCGCAAGGGTTTTACCCTGGTGCACAGCCTGTGAACCCCCAATTCCCAATGTCAAGGCCAGCATTTCAACAGCCAGTGCAGACCATGCCACCCCCGCCGATGGGGCCGACTGCCTCGTTTGGTAACCAGGCAGCATATCTGAGTGCTGGGCCTCCAGTTGGAGGCACACTACAGAGCTTAGTGGAGGACTTCCAGTCGTTAGCACTGAGTTCAGCGCCAGGGTCGCTTGACCCTGGCGTTGATGTAAAAGCGCTGCCAAGGCCATTGGATGGTGATGAGGAGCCAGTTAAGCTTTTGGAGGCATACCCATTGAATTGCCACCCGAGGTACTTCCGGCTAACAACCCATGCGATTCCGGCATCTCAGTCATTGGTCTCCAGGTGGCATTTGCCCCTTGGGGCTGTGGTACACCCTCTTGCAGAATCACCTAATGGG GAGGAAGTGCCAGTTATCAATTTTGGGTCAGCAGGTGTCATCCGTTGTCGAAGATGCAGGACATATATAAATCCTTATGCAACATTTGCAGATGCTGGAAGGAAATGGCGCTGCAATCTTTGCACCTTGCTCAATGATG TTCCTGGAGAGTACTTTTGTGCTCTGGATGCTAGTGGCAGAAGGTATGATACTGATCAAAGACCTGAACTCTCTAAGGGAACAGTAGAGTTTGTTGCTCCGACAGAATATATGGTGCGGCCACCAATGCCACCTTCCTATTTCTTTCTTATCGATGTGTCAGTATCTGCAGTTCGAAGTGGATTGCTTGAG GTTGTTGCAAAGACAATCAAATCATGCCTTGATGAACTTCCAGGCTTTCCGCGAACACAGATAGGATTCTTAACCTTCGACAGCACCTTGCATTTTCATAACTTCAAG TCTTCTTTGTCACAGCCTCAAATGATGGTTGTTGCTGATTTGGATGATGTTTTTCTGCCATTGCCTGATGACCTCTTGGTTAATTTGGTTGACTCCAGACATGTAGTCGAGTCATTTCTCGATAGCTTGCCAAATATGTTCCATGACAACGTAAATGTTGAGTCTGCTCTTGGTCCAGCACTTAAAGCAGCATTCATGGTTATG AGTCAAATTGGGGGGAAGTTGCTTGTCTTCCAGAGTACATTGCCATCTCTCGGTATTGGTCGTTTGCGACTTCGGGGAGATGATGTACGTGCATATGGAACGGATAAGGAGCATACTCTGAGGGTACCAGAAGATCCCTTCTACAAACAAATGGCTGCTGAGTTCACGAAAAATCAGATTGCAGTGGACATATTCTCTTTCAGCGAGAAGTACTCTGATATAGCTTCCTTAG GATCTTTGGCAAAATATACTGGTGGTCAGGTGTACCATTATCCATCATTCCAGGCCGCTACACATGGGGACAAACTTAAACATGAGCTTAGTAGAGACCTTACACGAGAGACTGCCTGGGAATCTGTTATGCGTATCAGATGCGGAAAAG GGGTACGGTTCACAACATATCATGGTCATTTCATGCTTAGATCGACAGACCTGTTAGCCCTTCCAGCCGTTGACTCTGATAAAGCTTTTGGAATGCAACTGTCTCTAGAGGAGACCTTAATGACCACCCAGACTGTATACTTTCAAGTGGCACTGCT ATACACATCTTCCTCCGGTGAAAGGCGTATCAGGGTCCACACAGCAGCTGCACCTGTGGTCACAGATCTTAGTGAAATGTATCGTCAAGCAGATACTGGTGCCATTGTCTCATTGTTGGGTAGAATTG CGGTTGAAAATTCTCTGTCTGATAAGCTGGACAGTGTCCGACAGCAATTACAGTTAAAGCTTGTGAGAAGTTTGAAGGAATACCGAAACTTATATGTTGTACAACACCGGATAGGAGGGAGACTGATTTTTCCAGAATCTCTAAGATTTTTGCCATTATACATCCTGGCCATCTGCAAATCTCTTGCCCTCCGTGGAGGTTACGCAGATGTCTCTCTTGATGAAAGATGTGCTGCTGGTTTCAGCATGATGATACTGCCTGTAAAAAGGCTGCTCAACTTTGTCTATCCTTCGCTGTACAGACTTGATGAAGTATTGACAATG GAACCAAATAAGATTGATACTTCATTGAAGCGGTTGCCATTAACAATGCAGTGTTTACATACAGGAGGTTTGTACCTCCTTGATGATGGCTTCAATTTTATTGTGTGGTTAGGTAGGATGCTCCCACCTGAACTTGTGAGCAACATTCTTGGAATCAGCTTGGCAAACTTCCCTGATCTGTCAAAG ATTCAGTTGAGAGAATGTGACAATGAGTTCTCGAGAAATTTCATGAAAATACTAAAAAACCTGCGGGAGAAGGATCCTTCTTGTCAGCAGCTATGCCGGGTGGTGCGACAGGGTGAACAGCCAAGAGAAGGCTTTCTGATGCTATCTAACCTTGTTGAGGACCAGATGGCTGCAACAAGCAGCTATGTGGATTGGATACAACAAATTCACCGTCAAACACAAGGCTAA